Genomic window (Leptolyngbya sp. 'hensonii'):
CTAAAGCAACTCGATCATCCCCGAATTCCCAAATACCGAGATTATTTTTCGATCGACGATCGATCACTCTGGTTTGGGCTGGTTGAAACGTATATTCCGGGTTCGTCCCTGCGGCAACTGCTGCATCAGGGCAACCGCTTTACAGAAGCTGAATTACGCCGGATTGCTATAGCTACGCTGCAAATTTTGGACTATCTCCATGGTATGTTCCCTCCCCTGCTACACCGAGATCTGAAGCCCGGTAACTTGATTCTGGGAGAAGACCATGAGATTTATCTGGTGGATTTTGGAGCAGTGCAAGACCGGGGGATGGCAGACGGGGCGAGTTTCACCGTAGTCGGTACCTACGGATATACTCCGATGGAACAGTTTGGGGGACGAGCGGTTCCATCCTCAGATCTATATGCCCTGGGAATGACCCTGATGCATCTGGCGATAGGGATAGCCCCAGCAGATTTACCTCAGGATGGCTTAAGGGTCCAGTTCCAGTTTCCCAGTCACTTTACACCTGCTTTTGAAGGCTGGGTGCAACGCCTAACAGAACCTGCACTGAAGCAACGCTTTGCCACGGCCAAGGAAGCCCTGGCCGCCCTAGAATCGAATACCCTCTGGTATCAGCCAGTCTCAGAACTCCCTCTGCTACCTCCCAACAATTCAGGCCATGGGAAGCTGTCTGTACCGATTCCACCTGAGATTCCAGCCTGGAACTGGGGAGCCTTTTTTCTGGCTCCGCTCTGGTGTCTGGATCACCGACTCTGGTGGGGAACTCTGCCCTGGGCCATTTGCTTACCGATGACCGTTGCAGCTGCAGCCATTCCCTGGAACCCTGCAGTTTTTTTAGGCCTGTTTGCAGCAGCTCATATGGGTGTTGCCAGTCTCCTGGGGATTAAGGGCAATCAATGGGCCTGGCAAAGTAAGAAGTGGCGTAGTATTCAACAGTTCAAAGACCAGCAAAGGGCC
Coding sequences:
- a CDS encoding protein kinase encodes the protein MLESGQLLHDRYRLSQKLGQNPGRQTWLAEDLQVEPSIPVVVKLLAFGGDVQWEQLKLFEREAQVLKQLDHPRIPKYRDYFSIDDRSLWFGLVETYIPGSSLRQLLHQGNRFTEAELRRIAIATLQILDYLHGMFPPLLHRDLKPGNLILGEDHEIYLVDFGAVQDRGMADGASFTVVGTYGYTPMEQFGGRAVPSSDLYALGMTLMHLAIGIAPADLPQDGLRVQFQFPSHFTPAFEGWVQRLTEPALKQRFATAKEALAALESNTLWYQPVSELPLLPPNNSGHGKLSVPIPPEIPAWNWGAFFLAPLWCLDHRLWWGTLPWAICLPMTVAAAAIPWNPAVFLGLFAAAHMGVASLLGIKGNQWAWQSKKWRSIQQFKDQQRAWTVAGFVLLPTYLPILLPLLLLALL